Proteins from a genomic interval of Lactococcus protaetiae:
- a CDS encoding helix-turn-helix domain-containing protein, which yields MDNTEVVLEAFQNSAEMLDAKAVAEITGIEKSEVSKVIVKLKKEGVLTSPKRCFYEMVK from the coding sequence ATGGATAATACAGAAGTTGTACTTGAAGCTTTCCAAAACTCAGCGGAAATGCTGGATGCGAAAGCTGTGGCAGAAATCACAGGTATCGAAAAATCAGAAGTTTCAAAAGTTATTGTTAAGCTAAAAAAAGAAGGTGTGCTTACTTCACCAAAACGCTGTTTTTATGAAATGGTAAAGTAA
- the arr gene encoding NAD(+)--rifampin ADP-ribosyltransferase: MTEILDAGPFYHGTKADLQIGDLLTAGFQSNYQSEVIMNHIYFTALVDGAGFAAELARGQGKPRVYQVEPTGDFENDPNVTDKKFPGNPTRSYRSDQPLKIIDEIHDWKRQNPETINKWREKMAKTKGKILN; the protein is encoded by the coding sequence ATGACAGAAATATTGGATGCTGGTCCTTTTTATCATGGGACAAAAGCTGACTTACAGATTGGGGATTTGCTGACAGCAGGGTTTCAATCAAATTATCAGTCGGAAGTCATCATGAATCATATTTATTTTACAGCGCTGGTAGATGGCGCAGGATTTGCAGCAGAGTTAGCACGAGGACAAGGAAAGCCTAGAGTTTATCAAGTTGAGCCAACGGGTGATTTTGAAAATGATCCAAATGTGACAGATAAAAAATTTCCAGGAAATCCAACCCGCTCTTATCGGAGTGACCAACCTTTAAAGATTATCGATGAAATTCATGATTGGAAACGGCAAAATCCAGAAACAATAAATAAATGGCGTGAAAAAATGGCCAAAACAAAAGGAAAAATCCTTAATTAA
- a CDS encoding holin codes for MKTFFKDMSERAIKTFAQAAIGALGAGATGLIGIDWANILSIAGFATLISILTSIASLNIGDNTASLVKTNSTEDK; via the coding sequence ATGAAAACATTTTTTAAAGATATGTCGGAACGTGCTATCAAAACGTTTGCGCAAGCAGCAATCGGAGCACTTGGAGCAGGAGCGACAGGCTTGATTGGTATTGATTGGGCAAATATCTTATCAATTGCAGGCTTTGCGACATTGATTTCTATTTTGACATCAATCGCAAGCTTGAACATTGGCGATAATACAGCAAGTCTTGTTAAGACTAACTCAACGGAGGATAAATAA
- a CDS encoding siphovirus ReqiPepy6 Gp37-like family protein encodes MDIEVFKRVGTSGFIFESAGILDSFKSLTANWRYYTYSQFSLVILLDDVKDLIVSSDSDSDSENERKRNLISSLFVADNILNINDVYFYIDKVTCDDSTNGELVVAGKSLRAKALKRIVYRIYHQTKRPEQIIYDHLNNEVINPSQTSRKIEYLSVISPNQLTAATIDYQNSYGVVSNEIDGLCSTYDIGINETATNLQNPHNQLEIVKGRDLSNVVEFNVDFDNLLSESYESSNFDEATMAWVFGEGEGTARKNVKLNDNLAGLERMEIYVDARDIQQKTQDGNGNDITLTDAQYLAALTSRGISSLAEQQAILTLNGDIDLESSLFEYQKDYQLGDRVRFTSQLFNLTKTSVLAGLDETWDSTGHHLSPLWDKESPTVFDIIKRRLKQ; translated from the coding sequence ATGGATATTGAAGTTTTTAAAAGAGTAGGGACGAGTGGATTCATTTTTGAATCTGCTGGTATTTTAGATAGTTTTAAATCTTTGACAGCAAATTGGCGATATTATACTTACTCTCAATTTTCGCTTGTCATTTTGTTAGATGATGTCAAAGATTTAATAGTGAGTAGTGATAGTGATAGTGATAGTGAAAATGAAAGAAAAAGGAATCTGATTTCTTCGCTATTTGTTGCGGACAATATTCTAAATATCAATGATGTTTATTTTTACATTGACAAGGTCACTTGTGATGATTCAACCAATGGTGAGTTAGTCGTTGCAGGTAAATCATTGCGTGCAAAAGCACTTAAACGGATTGTCTATCGTATTTATCATCAAACCAAACGGCCTGAACAAATCATTTATGACCATTTGAACAATGAAGTAATTAACCCTAGTCAAACAAGTAGAAAGATTGAGTATTTATCAGTTATTTCTCCTAATCAATTAACGGCAGCAACAATTGATTATCAAAACTCTTATGGAGTGGTTTCAAATGAAATAGATGGTCTCTGTTCTACTTATGATATTGGAATCAATGAAACGGCAACTAACTTGCAAAATCCCCATAATCAGCTTGAAATTGTTAAGGGAAGAGACTTATCAAATGTCGTTGAATTTAATGTTGATTTTGATAATTTACTTTCAGAAAGCTACGAATCTTCTAATTTTGACGAAGCGACAATGGCTTGGGTTTTCGGAGAGGGAGAGGGTACAGCACGTAAAAATGTAAAACTCAATGATAATCTTGCTGGACTTGAGCGAATGGAAATCTATGTCGATGCAAGGGATATTCAACAAAAAACACAAGATGGCAATGGCAATGATATTACTTTGACAGATGCTCAATATCTTGCGGCTTTAACTAGTCGTGGTATTTCCAGCTTGGCAGAACAACAAGCGATTCTCACATTAAATGGAGATATTGATTTGGAAAGCAGTTTATTTGAATATCAAAAAGACTATCAATTGGGAGATAGAGTGAGATTTACTAGCCAACTTTTTAATTTAACTAAAACTTCTGTACTTGCAGGGCTTGATGAAACGTGGGATAGTACAGGACATCATTTATCACCACTTTGGGATAAAGAAAGCCCCACGGTATTTGATATTATAAAAAGGAGATTAAAACAATGA